The following are encoded together in the Humulus lupulus chromosome 5, drHumLupu1.1, whole genome shotgun sequence genome:
- the LOC133779612 gene encoding secreted RxLR effector protein 161-like: MVKKFGLETAKHAKTPIGTTTKLTRDENGVKVDPTLYKSMIGSLLYLTASRPDICYSVGVCAMYQGNPMESHVVDVKRIIRYVHGTVDYGLWYSNETNSNLVGFSDAGWVGNAEDRKSTTGGCFYLGNNLVSWHIKKKNSISLSTTEAKYIAAESCCTQLLWMKQMMIDYGFSLDTLTRTKHTSPLH, encoded by the coding sequence ATGGTTAAAAAGTTTGGTCTTGAAACAGCAAAGCATGCTAAAACTCCAATAGGAACCACAACCAAATTAACCagggatgaaaatggtgtcaaagttgatcctacaTTATATAAAAGTATGATTGGTAGTCTTCTATATCTTACAGCTAGTCGTCCTGACATATGCTATAGTGTTGGAGTCTGTGCTATGTATCAAGGGAATCCTATGGAATCTCATGTAGTGGATGtgaaaagaattattcgttatgTACATGGGACTGTTGATTATGGTCTTTGGTATTCTAATGAAACTAATTCTAACCTTGTGGGCTTTAGTGATGCTGGTTGGGTAGGTAATGCAGAAGATAGAAAAAGCACAACTGGAGGATGCTTCTACCTAGGCAACAATCTTGTTTCATGGCATATCAAAAAGAAGAATTCAATCTCTTTGTCTACTACTGAGGCTAAATACATTGCTGCTGAAAGCTGTTGCACTCAATTGTTGTGGATGAAACAGATGATGATTGATTATGGGTTTTCTCTTGATACTTTGACACGCACTAAACACACGTCACCACTTCATTAG